The Thalassotalea piscium sequence ATAACGGGGACTTCTTTTTCTTTTACTGGCAGTGTTGTTTCAGTTGCGCTATCGATTTTCCATAAGCCATAGATAAATGCAATAATTGCACACACTGTAATAACCGCAATTACTTTAAGTTTTGCCGATCCATTTTGTTGTGGCGCCTGCTTATTGCTTTTATAAGGGTTATTTTTTTTATTTGTTTTACGAGAAACGTAATCTTGGTGTGCCATTAATATAAATCACTACATAAAAAGGAGAAAATATTGCTGCTAGTATTGTAACGGGTTAGGTTAAAAATGCTATGTCTTTTAGTTGATAAAGTTTTACCAGCTTAACTCTAAGGGATCGATGTCCATTGACCATCTTACTTTGCTTGACCACTCATTATTATCTGCGCACTCAAGTAAAAGCGTTAATGCCTTGTGTAAATATGACCGTTTTTTCGCTTGAATTAATAAATGAAAGCGATATTTTCCCGCGCGTTTTTCCATAGCTGCAGGCATTGGGCCTGCGACTTCGCAATGTGCAAAGTGTAACGAAGCAATTGAGCGAAGGAATTTTTCAGGGTACGAGGGAAAGTTAGCTTCAGCTCGAATCAGTGCTTGGTAGCCAAAAGGAGGAAGTCCAGCATATTGGCGCTCAAGCATTGCTTGTTTCGCAAAATGACGATAACCATTATGTACTAAATCTTGTAGCAATGGATGCTGTGGGTATTGTGTTTGTACTAATACTTTTCCTGGTTTGCTGGCTCGTCCTGCTCTGCCAGCAACTTGTATGAGCAACTGTGCCATATGTTCGGCTGCGCGAAAATCGTAACTGAAAAGCGCACCGTCAATATCAAGCATGACAACTAAAGTAACGTCTGGAAAATGATGCCCTTTAGCGAGCATTTGTGTTCCAACAAGAATTTGATGTTCTTTATTCATCACTTGCTTGAGGATCTTTGCTAATTCACCTTTACGGCGAGTGCTGTCTCTGTCAATTCTTATTACCGAGTATTGTTCAAACTTTTGTTGTAAGTGTTGTTCAATTTGTTCAGTGCCTTGTCCTATAGGGGAAACTCTTACACTGCCACAGTCTGGGCATTGGGCTGGTAAACGTTTTTGCCCTGCACAATGGTGACAAATTAATAGACCTTGCCCTTTATGAAACGTATACGGCTTATTGCAACGTAAACATTGAGCTAGCCAGTGGCATTCTTGGCAGTTAATGGCAGGGGCAAATCCACGTCTATTTAGAAATACTAGCACTTGCTCTTTACGAGATAAGGTTTGATTTATTTTTTCAATAACAGGCTTAGCTAAGCCAAATGTTAATGGTTGATTTGCAATATCAATTAAATGAATTTTCGATTTAATGCTATTGCCTGCGCGCTGAGTTAATTTATGGTGTTGATACTTTTTCTCTAACGCATTGTGTAGCGTTTCAAAGCTTGGGGTTGCTGTGCCTAATACAATGGGAATGTTTTGCTGGCGAGCTCTTAAAATAGCAATATCTCTTGCATGGTAGCGAAAGCTGTCTTGTTGTTTAAAAGAGCTGTCATGCTCTTCATCAATTATTATTAGACCAAGTCGTTGTAATGGAGAGAAGACTGCAGAGCGGGTACCAATGACAATGGCGGCACCGCCTTGATGAGCTTGTTGCCATGTAATCAATCGTTCGGTATCGTTAAGCCCTGAATGATGAAGAAAAATAGGGACATTAAAGCGCAATTCAAACCGAGATAACGTTTGAGGCGTTAACCCTATTTCGGGCACCAATACTAACACCTGTTGATTGTTAGCAATAGTGTGCTCCATTGCCTGTAAATACACTTCAGTTTTGCCGCTGCCTGTTACTCCATCTATTAAATGACAAGCAAAGCTGTCCATAGTGTTAGTAATGGCAGAAACAATAATTGCTTGCTCTGTTGATAATGAAAGTTTGTCTGCTTGGTTTAAGCCTTCATGCCAATTATAAATAGGGTTTACTACTTCTTCTTGCTTGATAAGGTGTTTTTGTTCAAGAGCAGTTAATTGCGCCTTACTGTAACCTAGGGTTCTAAGTTCGCTCCATGAAAGACCACTTTGTTTTAGTAGTAATTGATATAATTGATGTTGTTTGGGCGCTTTTTTGGCGATTTTAGCTAATTCATCTTCATTAGCATCGTTAGTGGTTAGCCATTGCATATTAGGTAATGTGTTTGGTGTCTCTATTTTTCTTAGTAGTGCAGGTAGCGCTTTTTGCACGACTTCGCCAATAGGGTGTTGGTAATAGTTGGCACAAAGGCTTAGTAAGGATAATAATGAGCTTGGTAGCTGTGTTTTATCATGATTAACCGAGATAATAGGTTTTATTTTATTAGCATTAATCTCGCCAGGTAATTGCTGGTTAGTGCTAATAACAATTGCAACAACGGTTCTATGAGAAAAAGGCACAATTACTCGTTGTCCGATATTAATATCAGCTAAGGCTATGTTTTTAGGTAGTTTGTAGGTAAAAAGCTGGCGCATTGGAACAGGAATGGCCACTTGAATAAAATGTTCCTGCACTGACTTTTCCGTATAGTTTATTAATGTTGGTTTATTTTGACGGTAACTGGCGAGAAAACCAAGGTATCATCACATTTATTTTTGTTTAGCGCTGATAAATCGTTAATTGGTGAAAAAAGTATGATTATAGAAGATAGTTGCTTGCGATCTGCAAATTGATGATTTATTATGCGCCCCCATTAATTTAAATTTGTATGGTGCTTGGCAAGACCAAGTGGCGATACAGCCTATACAGAGGTTTCCCATGAAAGACGGTATTCATCCTAACTACGCAGAGTTCAAGGCAACTTGTTCTTGTGGAAATGTTATTACAACAGGTTCTACTCGCGGTAAAGATATTCACTTAGACGTATGTTCAGAATGTCACCCATTCTACACTGGTAAGCAAAAAGCTGCTGAAACTGGTGGTCGTGTTGATAAGTTCAACAAACGTTTTGGTGCACTTAGCAAGAAGTAATAATAAGCCTAATTTATTAGGTATTACTTTGCCAAGACAAAAAGCGCCTTTATGGCGCTTTTTTGTTGCTGTTTAATTATTTAATTTCCCTTCCATTTAAACCCTTTTTCACGATACAACATCTAACCATATATTCACTAACTTTTAGGCGCTACTTTTTGGAAAGCAAAAAAGTAATACATGCAGAAACGCAATTTAGCCAAAACGATGAAGATAAATTGATTTCTGCTGTGCAACAAGGTGACCAACAAGCATTTCATCAACTATATTTACGCTATTACAAGCGTATGTATGCGCTTTGCTGGCGTATGTTGGCAGATAAAGACAGTGCTGAAGATGTTTGCCAAGAAATATTTGTACAGCTTTGGCAAAAAATTTATCTCTTTAAAGGCGAAAGTAAGTTCTCTACCTGGTTACACAGTGTTGCGACCAATATTGTATTAGGGCACTTACGAAAACAAAAGAACTGGCTACAAAAAGTGTTTAG is a genomic window containing:
- a CDS encoding RNA polymerase sigma factor; the encoded protein is MESKKVIHAETQFSQNDEDKLISAVQQGDQQAFHQLYLRYYKRMYALCWRMLADKDSAEDVCQEIFVQLWQKIYLFKGESKFSTWLHSVATNIVLGHLRKQKNWLQKVFSIEDKGIEDTTVEMAELPELDKKIMRLPERARLVFVLFAIEGYRHEEIAGMLGMAVGSSKSQYHRARSLLRQWVEL
- the priA gene encoding primosomal protein N'; translation: MQEHFIQVAIPVPMRQLFTYKLPKNIALADINIGQRVIVPFSHRTVVAIVISTNQQLPGEINANKIKPIISVNHDKTQLPSSLLSLLSLCANYYQHPIGEVVQKALPALLRKIETPNTLPNMQWLTTNDANEDELAKIAKKAPKQHQLYQLLLKQSGLSWSELRTLGYSKAQLTALEQKHLIKQEEVVNPIYNWHEGLNQADKLSLSTEQAIIVSAITNTMDSFACHLIDGVTGSGKTEVYLQAMEHTIANNQQVLVLVPEIGLTPQTLSRFELRFNVPIFLHHSGLNDTERLITWQQAHQGGAAIVIGTRSAVFSPLQRLGLIIIDEEHDSSFKQQDSFRYHARDIAILRARQQNIPIVLGTATPSFETLHNALEKKYQHHKLTQRAGNSIKSKIHLIDIANQPLTFGLAKPVIEKINQTLSRKEQVLVFLNRRGFAPAINCQECHWLAQCLRCNKPYTFHKGQGLLICHHCAGQKRLPAQCPDCGSVRVSPIGQGTEQIEQHLQQKFEQYSVIRIDRDSTRRKGELAKILKQVMNKEHQILVGTQMLAKGHHFPDVTLVVMLDIDGALFSYDFRAAEHMAQLLIQVAGRAGRASKPGKVLVQTQYPQHPLLQDLVHNGYRHFAKQAMLERQYAGLPPFGYQALIRAEANFPSYPEKFLRSIASLHFAHCEVAGPMPAAMEKRAGKYRFHLLIQAKKRSYLHKALTLLLECADNNEWSSKVRWSMDIDPLELSW
- the rpmE gene encoding 50S ribosomal protein L31 produces the protein MKDGIHPNYAEFKATCSCGNVITTGSTRGKDIHLDVCSECHPFYTGKQKAAETGGRVDKFNKRFGALSKK